GATGTCCGTCCCCGCGTGGATGCGGTACCGGGCCATGAGCGCTCGCTACGTCGCGGCCGTCATCCAGCGCGTCAGGTCCTCGCGCACGGCCGCCAGCACCTGCGGCCCGTGCGAGCGGATGAAGAAGTGGCCGCCGTCGAAGTGCCGGATGCGCACGTCGGCCGTGGACTCCGCGCGCCAGTGCTCCATCAGGTCCAGCCCCACGTGCTTGTCCCCCTTGCCCGCGTACACGGACAGCGGGATGTCCAGCGGGGCTGGGTCCTTGCCGTTCTCCGACCAGGCCAGCCCGAAGTCCGCGCGCAGCGTGGGGAGGATGAGCTCCAGCAGCTCCTTGTGCTGGAGGACCTCCTCCGGCGTGCCGTCGTACTCGCGCAGCTTCTCGATGAAGCCCTTGTCATCCAGCGTGTGGATGGGCTCCCGCTCGTTGTGCGACGGCGGAGGCGCCGCCGCCGCGATGAAGCCCAGCGGCTTCGGGCCGCCCTGGCGCTTCAGCGTGCGGGCCACCTCCAGGCCGATGCGCGCCCCCATGCTGTAGCCGAACAGGGCGAAGGGCCGGTCCATCAGCGGCGTCAGCGCCGGCATCAGCACGTCCAGCAGCTCCGGCAGGGACTTGAGCGCGGGCTCCATCAGGCGCCGCTCGCGCCCGGGCAGCTGCACCGCGCACAGCTCCACCCCCGTGGGCAGCGCCATGCTCCAGGGCGTGTAGATGGCCGCGCTGCCGCCGGCGAACGGCAGACAGAACAGGCGCAAGCGCGGCTCCGGAAGCGGCTTGCGGGACGGGAACCAGCGATCGAGGACGGGAGAGGAGGCGCTTGCCATGGCGCGGCCGTCTATACCATGTGCCCCCCGCGGGGAACGTCCTCCCGCACGCCCGGTGAGGCTCCGGGACACGCACCCGGAGTGGGCCCGTGAAACATCCGTCCCAACAGGTCGGACGCCCATGTTTCACCGGCCCCCTCCCGCATGTCGCATCCGCGGTGTGTCACCGCCGGGGACCCGGAAACTTTCATGGCCACGGTTGGGCGCGGGGAGGGTTGTGGTAGCTTGCCTCGCCGTGAGCTACGAGCTTTCACATCTTGAGGCGCTGGAAGCCGAGTCCATCTTCATCATCCGGGAAGTCGCGGCGGAGCTGGATCGGCCGGTACTGCTCTTCTCGGGTGGCAAGGACTCCGCGGTGATGTTGCACCTGGCGGTCAAGGCCTTCTGGCCCGCGCCGCTGCCGTTTCCGCTGATGCACGTGGACACGGGGCACAACTTCCCGGAGGTCATCCAGTATCGCGACGAACGGGTGGCGGAGCTGGGGGCGCGGCTCATCGTCGCGTCCGTGCAGGAGGCCATCGACGCGGGGAAGGTGACGGAGGAGAAGGGTCCTCGCGCGTCCCGCAACCGCCTGCAGACGCAGCCCTTGCTGGAGGCCATCGAGAAGAACGGCTTCAACGCCGTCTTCGGCGGTGCCCGGCGCGACGAGGAGAAGGCCCGCGCGAAGGAGCGCGTGTATTCCTTCCGCGACGAGTTCGGCCAGTGGGACCCGAAGAACCAGCGGCCGGAGCTGTGGGCGCTCTACAACGGCCGCCACCGCCGGGGTGAGCACCTGCGCGTGTTCCCCTTGTCCAACTGGACCGAGCTGGACATCTGGCAGTACATCGGCCGGGAGAACGTGGCGCTGCCGTCCATCTACTACACGCACCGGCGCGAGGTGTTCCGCCGGGACGGGATGCTGATGGCCTGGTCGCCCTTCATGTCCATGATGCCCGGCGAGACGGTGACGACGGAGACGGTGCGCTTTCGCACCGTGGGCGACATGACGTGCACCGCGTGCGTGCCGTCCACCGCGTCCACCGTGGAGGAGGTCATCACGGAGGTGACGGCCTCCCGCGTGACGGAGCGTGGCGCCAGCCGCGCGGACGACAAGTTCTCTGAGACGGCGATGGAAGACCGCAAGCGCGAGGGATACTTCTAGTGGAACTGCTGAGATTCGCGACCGCGGGCTCCGTGGATGACGGCAAGAGCACCCTCATCGGGCGGCTGTTGTACGACACGAAGTCCATCCTCGAGGACCAGCTCGCCGCGGTGGAGCGCACGAGCCACGCCCGGGGCGACGAGTACGTCAACCTGGCGCTGCTGCTGGACGGCCTGAAGGCCGAGCGCGAGCAGGGAATCACCATCGACGTGGCGTACCGCTACTTCTCCACGGTGAAGCGCAAGTTCATCATCGCGGACACGCCCGGACACCTGCAGTACACGCGCAACATGGTGACGGGCGCGTCCACGGCGGACCTGGCGCTCATCCTGGTGGACGCGCGCAAGGGCGTGCTGGAGCAGACGCGCCGCCACGCGTTCATCGCGTCGCTGCTGCGGGTGCCGCACCTGGTGCTATGCGTGAACAAGATGGACCTGGTGGACTACGACCAGGGCGTCTTCGACCGCATCCGGGAGGAGTTCCGCCAGTTCTCCATGAAGCTGGACGTGACGGACCTGTCGTTCATCCCCATCTCCGCGCTGGGCGGGGACAACGTGGTGACGCGCTCGGAGAAGATGCCCTGGTACCAGGGCCCCACGCTCCTGCACCACCTGGAGAACGTGCACATCGCGTCCGACCGCGACCTCATCCACCTGCGCTTCCCCGTGCAGGGGGTCATCCGGCCGGCGTCCGCGAAGAAGTTCCACGACTACCGCGCGTACTCCGGGCAGCTTCTGGGCGGCGTGATGCGCCCGGGCGACGAGGTGATGGTGATGCCGTCCGGCTTCACCACGCGCATCAAGTCGCTGGAGCTCGCAGGCAAGCCGATGACGGAGGCGTTCCCGCCCATGTCGGTGAACGTGTCGCTGGAGGAGGAGCTGGACATCAGCCGCGGCGACATGCTGTGCCGGCCGGGCAACCCACCCACCGCGAGCCAGGACATCGACGCGATGGTGTGCTGGCTGTCGGACACGACGCAGCTCAACAGCGGCTCGCGGCTGGCCATCAAGCACACCACGCGCATGGCGCGCGCCATGGTGAAGCAGCTGCACTACCGGCTGGACGTCAACACGCTGCACCGTGACGACCAGAGCCCGGGCCTCAAGCTCAACGAGGTGGGCCGGGTGACGCTGCGCACGACGGTGCCGCTCTTCTTCGACGAGTACCGGCGCAACCGCAGCACCGGCAGCTTCATCCTCATCGACGAAGGCACCAACGCCACCGTGGGCGCGGGGATGATCAACGGCCCCGCCGTGGACAGGTAGGGAATGGCCATGCAACAGCGTCCGGGCTTCATCCTCTGGTTCACTGGCATGTCCGGCGCGGGCAAGAGCACGCTGTCCGCCGCGGTGGCGCGGCAGCTCTCGCCCGTGCAGCGCGTGGAGCTGCTCGACGGGGACGAGGTGCGCACGTACCTCTCCCGCGGCCTGGGCTTCAGCCGCGCGGACCGCGAGGAGAACGTCCGGCGCATCGGCTACGTGGCGCGCGTGCTGGCGAAGCACGAGGTGGGCGTCATCACCGCGGCCATCTCGCCGTACAAGAGCTCCCGGGACGAGGTGCGCGCCCTGGCCACCCAGGCCGGCATCCCGTTCCTGGAGGTCTACGTCCAGGCCAGCCTGGACGCGCTCATCGCCCGCGACGTGAAGGGGCTCTACAAGAAGGCCCTGGCCGGGGAGATCCCTCACTTCACCGGCGTGTCGGACCCGTACGAGCCGCCCGAGTCCCCTGAAATCACCGTCCGCTCCGACGCGGAGACGGTGGAGGCGGGCCTGGAGCGCATCCTCGACACGCTGCGGGACCGGGGGCTGCTGGCCCCCGCCGCGAGCGCCGCCTAGCCCGCCCCCCGGCCTGCCGGGACGCGGCGCCGGAAAACTCCAGAACGGATGAAGAAAGGGGGATCCCGCCGTCCCCTGAATCATTTATCATCCAAGGAGTTTTGACTTCACCGGAACGGGCCTAACTCATGTTTTTCGAGGATATCGAGTACGTCGAGCTGTGCGTCGCCGACGTCTCGAGCGCAGCGGGCTTCTACTCGGACCGCATGGGCTTCCGCCGCGTCGCGGAAGGGGGCCCGGAGACGGGGCTCGTGGGCCGGCGCTCCGTGTTGTTGCAGCAGGGCACGCTGCGGCTCTTGCTCACGCAGGGGCTCACCGCGGACGACGGGGCCTCTGGCTTCGTGGAGCGGCACGGCGACGGCGTGCGGGACATCGCGCTGCGCACGAGGGACGCGGTGGGCGCCTTCGGCCACGTCACCCAGCGCGGGGCCCGGCCGCTGCGCGAGCCGGTGAAGGCGTTGGACGGGGAGGGGCGGAGCATGCTCCAGGCCACCGTGGCGACGGTGGGGGACCTGGTGCACTCGTTCATCCAGTCCGACGCGGCGGTGGGCGCGTTCCTGCCGCCGGGCCTGGTGCCGTGCGAGGCCGAGGTGTCGCTGACGCCGCCGCCGTTCTCCGGGTTGGATCACCTGGCCATCTGCCTGGAGCCGGGCACGCTGGACGCGACGGTGCGCTTCTACCAGCACGCCTTCGGCTTCCATCAGTCCCATGAGGAGGTCGTCCACACGCGCCAGAGCGGGATGAACTCCAAGGTGGTGCAGAGCCCGTCCACGCGCATCATCCTGCCGCTCCAGGAGCCGCTGTCCGCGGAGAACCCCGGGCAGATTGGCGAGTTCCTGCGCCGCAACGGCGGCCCGGGCGTGCAGCACATCGCGCTGCTGACGGCGGACATCGTGGGGGCGGTGCGCGAGCTGCGGCGGCACACGCGGTTCCTGGAGATCCCGGCGCCGTACTACGAGCGGCTGGAAGCGCGGCTGGGGGCGCTGGACTTCGACCTGGCGCCCCTGCGCGAGCTGGGCATCCTGGTGGACCGCGACGCGTGGGGCACGCTGCTGCAGAC
The genomic region above belongs to Corallococcus caeni and contains:
- the cysC gene encoding adenylyl-sulfate kinase, which translates into the protein MQQRPGFILWFTGMSGAGKSTLSAAVARQLSPVQRVELLDGDEVRTYLSRGLGFSRADREENVRRIGYVARVLAKHEVGVITAAISPYKSSRDEVRALATQAGIPFLEVYVQASLDALIARDVKGLYKKALAGEIPHFTGVSDPYEPPESPEITVRSDAETVEAGLERILDTLRDRGLLAPAASAA
- a CDS encoding sulfate adenylyltransferase subunit 1, with protein sequence MELLRFATAGSVDDGKSTLIGRLLYDTKSILEDQLAAVERTSHARGDEYVNLALLLDGLKAEREQGITIDVAYRYFSTVKRKFIIADTPGHLQYTRNMVTGASTADLALILVDARKGVLEQTRRHAFIASLLRVPHLVLCVNKMDLVDYDQGVFDRIREEFRQFSMKLDVTDLSFIPISALGGDNVVTRSEKMPWYQGPTLLHHLENVHIASDRDLIHLRFPVQGVIRPASAKKFHDYRAYSGQLLGGVMRPGDEVMVMPSGFTTRIKSLELAGKPMTEAFPPMSVNVSLEEELDISRGDMLCRPGNPPTASQDIDAMVCWLSDTTQLNSGSRLAIKHTTRMARAMVKQLHYRLDVNTLHRDDQSPGLKLNEVGRVTLRTTVPLFFDEYRRNRSTGSFILIDEGTNATVGAGMINGPAVDR
- the cysD gene encoding sulfate adenylyltransferase subunit CysD, producing MSYELSHLEALEAESIFIIREVAAELDRPVLLFSGGKDSAVMLHLAVKAFWPAPLPFPLMHVDTGHNFPEVIQYRDERVAELGARLIVASVQEAIDAGKVTEEKGPRASRNRLQTQPLLEAIEKNGFNAVFGGARRDEEKARAKERVYSFRDEFGQWDPKNQRPELWALYNGRHRRGEHLRVFPLSNWTELDIWQYIGRENVALPSIYYTHRREVFRRDGMLMAWSPFMSMMPGETVTTETVRFRTVGDMTCTACVPSTASTVEEVITEVTASRVTERGASRADDKFSETAMEDRKREGYF
- a CDS encoding thioesterase II family protein yields the protein MASASSPVLDRWFPSRKPLPEPRLRLFCLPFAGGSAAIYTPWSMALPTGVELCAVQLPGRERRLMEPALKSLPELLDVLMPALTPLMDRPFALFGYSMGARIGLEVARTLKRQGGPKPLGFIAAAAPPPSHNEREPIHTLDDKGFIEKLREYDGTPEEVLQHKELLELILPTLRADFGLAWSENGKDPAPLDIPLSVYAGKGDKHVGLDLMEHWRAESTADVRIRHFDGGHFFIRSHGPQVLAAVREDLTRWMTAAT
- the hppD gene encoding 4-hydroxyphenylpyruvate dioxygenase; the encoded protein is MFFEDIEYVELCVADVSSAAGFYSDRMGFRRVAEGGPETGLVGRRSVLLQQGTLRLLLTQGLTADDGASGFVERHGDGVRDIALRTRDAVGAFGHVTQRGARPLREPVKALDGEGRSMLQATVATVGDLVHSFIQSDAAVGAFLPPGLVPCEAEVSLTPPPFSGLDHLAICLEPGTLDATVRFYQHAFGFHQSHEEVVHTRQSGMNSKVVQSPSTRIILPLQEPLSAENPGQIGEFLRRNGGPGVQHIALLTADIVGAVRELRRHTRFLEIPAPYYERLEARLGALDFDLAPLRELGILVDRDAWGTLLQTFTRSEHPKQTLFFEVIQRQEARGFGGANIRALFEAVERDYARAQA